In Bacillaceae bacterium S4-13-56, the following are encoded in one genomic region:
- a CDS encoding DUF4363 family protein, whose amino-acid sequence MKKFMLYAIPWSFILIFIAIMLSGSFLKQPISEEDRLLEAMKSLETSINHLDWEKAEEEVDYIQTAWDKIVFRVQFSVERENMMQVDETISRIKGGVKAQDKNIIMEEIYYFYTLWDHLGK is encoded by the coding sequence ATGAAAAAATTTATGCTATATGCCATACCCTGGAGTTTTATCCTTATATTTATTGCGATTATGCTCTCAGGTTCTTTTCTCAAACAACCTATTAGTGAAGAGGACCGATTGCTTGAAGCAATGAAATCTTTAGAAACATCCATAAACCATCTGGATTGGGAAAAAGCCGAAGAGGAAGTGGACTACATTCAAACAGCATGGGATAAAATCGTTTTTCGAGTTCAATTCAGTGTTGAAAGGGAAAACATGATGCAAGTGGATGAAACCATTTCACGAATTAAGGGAGGTGTGAAAGCCCAAGATAAAAACATTATTATGGAAGAAATATATTATTTTTATACCTTGTGGGACCATTTAGGCAAATGA
- a CDS encoding PrkA family serine protein kinase — MSILERIRDYREEEERLKWEGTFAEYLEMVKERPYLAQSAHSRVYHMIQQAGIEEKDGRKIYHFFDKEIFGLEDAMEKLVEEYLHPAAKRLDVRKRILLLMGPVSGGKSTIVTLLKRGLERFSYTDEGAVYAIKGCPMHEDPLHLIPHHLRDEFYDEYGIKIEGNLSPLNSMRLEKEYGGRIEDVKVERIFFSEDKRTGIGTFSPSDPKSQDIADLTGSIDFSTIAEYGSESDPRAYRFDGELNKANRGLMEFQEMLKCDEKFLWHLLSLTQEGNFKAGRFALISADELIVAHTNESEYRSFIANKKNEALHSRMIVMPVPYNLKISQEEKIYEKMIGQSDIKDVHIAPHTLRVAAMFTILTRLKETNQGQADLLKKMRLYDGENVEGFSDVDVEEMKKEHPDEGMYGIDPRYVINRISSTIIKKGLTSVNALDVLRSLKDGLSSHASISKDDRERYLNFISMARKEYDDIAKQEVQKAFVYSYEESAKTLMNNYLDNVEAYCNKSKIRDPLTGEELNPDEKLMRSIEEQIGISENAKKAFREEILIRISAYARKGKKFDYRSHERLREAIQKKLFADLKDIVKITTSTKTPDEQQLKKINEVVATLIDEYGYNSTSANELLRYVGSLLNR, encoded by the coding sequence GTGAGTATCTTAGAGAGGATTCGAGATTATCGTGAAGAAGAAGAAAGATTGAAGTGGGAAGGGACATTTGCGGAATACTTGGAAATGGTAAAAGAAAGACCTTATCTTGCACAATCTGCCCATTCTCGTGTTTATCATATGATTCAACAGGCTGGAATCGAGGAGAAGGATGGGAGAAAAATTTATCATTTTTTTGATAAAGAAATTTTTGGTCTGGAAGATGCCATGGAAAAATTGGTGGAAGAATATTTGCACCCAGCAGCCAAAAGGCTTGATGTTAGAAAAAGAATACTACTATTAATGGGTCCGGTTAGTGGAGGGAAGTCCACGATTGTTACGTTGCTAAAAAGAGGTTTGGAGAGATTTTCATATACGGATGAGGGAGCGGTATATGCAATTAAAGGCTGTCCTATGCATGAAGACCCCTTACACTTGATCCCTCATCATTTACGAGATGAATTTTATGATGAGTATGGAATTAAGATTGAAGGGAATTTGTCTCCACTTAATTCCATGAGATTAGAAAAAGAGTACGGAGGACGCATTGAAGATGTGAAAGTGGAAAGGATCTTTTTCTCAGAGGATAAAAGGACAGGGATCGGAACCTTTAGTCCATCAGATCCCAAATCACAGGATATTGCAGACCTCACAGGGTCGATTGATTTTTCAACCATTGCGGAATATGGGTCAGAATCCGACCCAAGAGCGTATCGCTTTGATGGGGAATTAAATAAGGCTAACCGAGGCCTGATGGAATTTCAAGAAATGTTGAAATGTGATGAAAAGTTTCTCTGGCATTTACTTTCACTCACTCAAGAGGGGAATTTTAAAGCGGGTAGGTTTGCGTTGATTAGTGCCGACGAGTTAATCGTAGCTCACACGAATGAATCGGAGTACCGATCCTTCATTGCCAACAAGAAAAATGAAGCTCTTCATTCTCGAATGATTGTCATGCCTGTTCCCTACAATTTAAAAATTAGTCAGGAAGAAAAAATTTATGAAAAAATGATCGGTCAAAGCGACATTAAAGACGTTCATATTGCTCCACATACGCTAAGAGTAGCTGCGATGTTTACAATTTTAACAAGATTAAAAGAAACAAATCAGGGGCAAGCAGACCTTTTGAAAAAAATGAGATTGTATGACGGAGAAAACGTTGAAGGATTCAGTGACGTGGATGTAGAGGAAATGAAGAAGGAGCATCCAGATGAGGGGATGTATGGAATTGATCCACGATACGTCATTAATCGCATTTCATCTACTATTATTAAAAAAGGGCTTACTTCCGTCAATGCATTAGATGTCCTTCGCTCTTTAAAGGATGGGCTCTCAAGCCATGCTTCTATCTCAAAGGATGATCGAGAGCGTTATCTCAATTTTATATCGATGGCACGAAAGGAATATGATGATATTGCCAAACAAGAGGTCCAAAAGGCCTTTGTTTATTCTTACGAAGAGTCTGCAAAAACTTTAATGAACAACTACCTGGATAATGTAGAAGCTTACTGCAACAAATCTAAGATTCGTGATCCGTTAACAGGAGAAGAGTTAAATCCAGACGAAAAGCTTATGCGTTCTATTGAAGAACAGATTGGTATTTCTGAAAATGCAAAGAAAGCCTTCCGCGAAGAGATTCTCATTCGTATTTCGGCTTATGCACGAAAAGGGAAGAAATTTGACTATCGATCTCATGAACGCTTACGAGAAGCTATTCAGAAGAAGCTTTTTGCGGATCTGAAGGATATAGTGAAAATTACTACTTCAACAAAGACACCAGATGAACAGCAACTGAAAAAAATTAATGAGGTTGTGGCAACACTCATTGATGAATACGGTTATAATTCGACATCGGCAAATGAATTGTTAAGGTATGTAGGAAGCTTGTTGAATCGATAA
- the trmL gene encoding tRNA (uridine(34)/cytosine(34)/5-carboxymethylaminomethyluridine(34)-2'-O)-methyltransferase TrmL, which translates to MGLHIVLYQPEIPANTGNIARTCLATNTSLHLIRPLGFSTDDKMLRRAGLDYWHDVDIKYYDSLDELYRAYPEGKFYYIENFGTGYYTDFDFSNTEEDIFFVFGRETNGIPRELLIGKEDRCLRIHMTDKVRSLNLSNTAAIMIYEALRQQGFPKLT; encoded by the coding sequence ATGGGACTACACATCGTATTATACCAACCCGAAATCCCAGCAAATACTGGTAATATCGCAAGAACATGTTTAGCAACAAATACGAGTTTACATTTGATTCGGCCATTAGGGTTTTCTACGGATGATAAGATGCTTCGTCGTGCAGGACTAGATTATTGGCATGATGTGGATATCAAATACTATGATTCTTTGGATGAACTTTATAGAGCTTATCCGGAGGGGAAGTTTTATTATATAGAAAATTTCGGTACGGGGTACTATACTGACTTTGATTTTTCCAATACAGAAGAGGACATTTTCTTTGTATTTGGTCGAGAAACGAACGGTATACCGAGAGAGTTGCTTATTGGCAAAGAAGATCGTTGCCTTCGAATTCATATGACGGATAAGGTCAGATCTCTTAATCTTTCCAATACAGCCGCCATTATGATTTATGAAGCTTTACGTCAGCAAGGATTTCCGAAGCTTACTTAA
- a CDS encoding DUF421 domain-containing protein produces the protein MLDETMIVIVRVFISFFTLLIFTRILGKQEVGQLSFFDYINGITIGSIAATLATDLSTKAWVHWVGLAGFAGLTGLLQIITIKHRYAGKIIDGEPTIVIQDGKILEKNLKKMRLKFNELMMLLRQHGVFDITEIDTAIFEVNGKLSIIQRPEFRHVTPKDLQLTPSPLRLSTEVIQDGIVLKQNLKQRKKDVEWLENQLKVQGVSDIKEVSYALILPNEQLYVDKIEDNVSSEQDIGDYKGPF, from the coding sequence ATGCTAGATGAAACTATGATAGTTATTGTACGTGTTTTCATCTCTTTTTTTACCCTATTAATTTTCACTAGAATTTTAGGAAAACAAGAGGTTGGACAGCTTTCTTTTTTTGACTATATCAACGGAATTACCATTGGGTCGATTGCAGCCACTCTTGCCACGGATTTATCAACAAAGGCCTGGGTTCATTGGGTAGGCTTAGCGGGGTTTGCCGGTCTAACAGGTTTACTTCAAATTATCACCATAAAACATCGTTATGCAGGGAAAATCATTGATGGAGAGCCTACCATTGTTATACAGGATGGAAAAATCTTAGAAAAGAACTTAAAAAAGATGCGTCTCAAATTTAATGAACTGATGATGCTTCTCCGTCAACATGGAGTGTTTGATATAACAGAGATAGATACAGCTATATTTGAGGTGAATGGAAAACTTTCTATTATTCAACGACCAGAATTTAGACATGTCACCCCAAAAGATTTACAGCTAACCCCATCACCCTTACGGTTGTCAACAGAAGTGATACAAGATGGAATCGTCTTAAAACAAAACTTAAAACAACGAAAAAAAGACGTAGAGTGGTTGGAAAATCAGCTAAAAGTACAGGGAGTCTCCGATATAAAGGAAGTGTCGTATGCTCTCATTCTTCCCAATGAGCAGTTATACGTAGATAAGATTGAGGATAATGTCAGTTCTGAACAAGACATCGGTGATTATAAAGGCCCTTTTTAG
- a CDS encoding amidase domain-containing protein encodes MNLQTFWERQCQLFLKKSRDGELLDFLERKRRVFENRGYQMVRMQAYGKPVGRYRDESDNQKITYDLHLSWLVRKKDHWYMEEKKMLRTAVYKGDQWTEDRELSNPLNRDEEGNTNWQPSDVMEVRNPELSYTYDRRKAVQYAERWWNDYNPKYKKFDVDCTNFVSQCLHEGGAPMWGQPDRTKGWWMSDNSWSYSWSVANALRWYLSGSTKGFQAEEVSSAEELRPGDIICYDFEGDGKWNHNTIVVEKDANGEPLVNAHTQNSRHRYWSYEDSTAYTLNIQYKFFHIKG; translated from the coding sequence ATGAATTTGCAAACCTTTTGGGAGCGGCAGTGTCAGCTCTTTTTAAAGAAGAGTAGGGATGGGGAACTACTTGATTTTCTAGAGAGAAAGCGAAGGGTTTTTGAGAATAGGGGCTACCAGATGGTTCGGATGCAGGCATACGGAAAGCCTGTGGGACGTTATCGTGATGAATCAGACAATCAGAAGATTACCTATGATCTTCATTTATCGTGGCTTGTTCGAAAAAAAGATCATTGGTATATGGAAGAGAAAAAAATGTTAAGGACTGCTGTATACAAAGGGGATCAATGGACAGAAGATAGGGAATTGTCGAACCCTCTGAATAGGGATGAAGAGGGCAACACGAATTGGCAACCTTCTGATGTCATGGAGGTAAGAAATCCAGAGCTATCCTATACCTATGATCGCCGGAAGGCAGTTCAGTATGCAGAACGCTGGTGGAATGATTATAATCCAAAATATAAAAAATTTGATGTGGATTGTACTAACTTTGTTTCGCAGTGTCTCCATGAGGGCGGTGCTCCTATGTGGGGTCAACCGGATCGGACCAAGGGCTGGTGGATGTCAGATAATTCGTGGAGTTACAGTTGGTCAGTTGCCAATGCACTTAGATGGTATTTAAGCGGATCAACAAAAGGGTTCCAGGCTGAGGAAGTTTCCAGTGCAGAAGAGTTAAGACCAGGGGACATCATTTGCTACGACTTTGAAGGGGATGGAAAATGGAACCATAATACAATTGTGGTAGAAAAAGATGCCAATGGTGAACCGTTAGTGAATGCCCATACACAAAATAGCCGCCACCGATACTGGTCCTATGAGGATTCAACGGCTTACACCCTAAATATTCAATATAAATTTTTTCATATTAAAGGATAG